TAAACAATATAAATTTGCGATTTTCTAAAGCATTCTCAAAATAAATAAATTAAACTCTAAGGAAAACCAAAATTGTCTAAGCCTAATAAAATTGCGGTGCTAGATATCGCCAGTCGCAAGGTGGTGTGCGTTATTGCTTCCATCAATGGTGATGGCAGGCCTAAAATTCTAGGTTTTGGGCATCAATTTTCTGAGGGCGTAAAAGCTGGAATTATAATTGATATTAAAAAGGCGGAAAGAGCAATTTTAGCTGCCCTCAACGCTGCTGAGAAAATGGCTGGCGAAACAATAGACGAGGCCTATGTTAATATTTCAGGCTCAAGCATCACTTCAAATCATATCAATATTGAAACAAAAATTTCAGGCCACGAAGTAACTCTGAAAGATATTGATTTGATGATAAATAAGGGCAATGAATTGTTTGAGAACTCTGAAACAGAGATTATCCAATCCGTTCCAGTTGGCTATAAGATTGATGATAATGAGGGGATTAAAGACCCTCTCGGAATGTTTGGGCAGTT
The sequence above is a segment of the Rickettsiales bacterium genome. Coding sequences within it:
- the ftsA gene encoding cell division protein FtsA, with amino-acid sequence MSKPNKIAVLDIASRKVVCVIASINGDGRPKILGFGHQFSEGVKAGIIIDIKKAERAILAALNAAEKMAGETIDEAYVNISGSSITSNHINIETKISGHEVTLKDIDLMINKGNELFENSETEIIQSVPVGYKIDDNEGIKDPLGMFGQLISTNLHVVTASKTAVKNIKNCLAKCHLNVKDFVATAYASGLACLSDDEMDIGVTMLDIGAGNTSIAIFSEGYPVYFSSVPVGGLHITRDIALGLS